In Panthera tigris isolate Pti1 chromosome D2, P.tigris_Pti1_mat1.1, whole genome shotgun sequence, one DNA window encodes the following:
- the LOC102952624 gene encoding interferon-induced protein with tetratricopeptide repeats 1: protein MSKNADEVKGKLLQLRCHFTWELLVEDTEMPDLENRILDEIEFLDTKYNAGIHNLLAYVQHLKGQTQEALGSLKEAEDLIQQEHGDRSAVRSLVTWGNYAWLYHHMGRLAQAQTYLDRVANTCEKFAAPSCYRLDCPQMDCEEGWALLKCGGKNYERAKACFEKALAAEPENPEFSTGYAITIYRLDGFNKATQVSDASCLQPLKEAIRLNPEDAYIKALLALKLQDVGQEAEGEKYVEEALTNMSSQTYVFRYAAKFYRRKGALDKALQLLKRALQATPSSAFLHHQMGLCYKAHMIQIKRAANWQPRGQDRDNVDKMVRLAIAHFQFALEQKPTFDVAYIHLAGMYIEAGNHRKAEDIYQKLLCLMSLDEEKQQKVHFHYGQFQEFQKKSEVNAIIHYLKALKTEKVSLTRDKCINSLEKLTLRRLSRNASDIESLSILGFIYKVKGEMNKALEYYEQALRLAVDSGNSGT, encoded by the coding sequence tAAGAACGCTGATGAGGTCAAAGGTAAGCTGCTTCAGCTGAGATGCCACTTCACCTGGGAGCTGCTAGTTGAAGACACTGAGATGCCCGATTTAGAGAACAGGATCCTGGATGAGATTGAGTTCCTAGACACCAAATACAACGCGGGCATACACAACCTGCTGGCCTACGTCCAACACCTGAAAGGCCAGACTCAGGAGGCCCTGGGGAGCCTGAAGGAAGCCGAAGACCTGATCCAGCAGGAACACGGCGACCGATCGGCTGTGAGAAGCCTGGTCACCTGGGGCAACTACGCCTGGCTGTATCACCACATGGGCAGGCTGGCGCAGGCCCAGACTTACCTGGACAGGGTGGCGAACACTTGTGAGAAGTTTGCAGCCCCCTCCTGCTACAGGCTGGACTGTCCTCAGATGGACTGTGAGGAAGGGTGGGCCTTGCTGAAGTGTGGAGGCAAGAACTACGAGCGGGCCAAGGCCTGCTTCGAAAAGGCTCTGGCAGCGGAGCCCGAGAACCCTGAATTCAGCACTGGGTACGCAATCACCATCTATCGGCTGGACGGCTTCAACAAAGCGACCCAGGTCAGCGACGCATCTTGTCTGCAGCCTCTAAAAGAGGCCATCAGGCTGAACCCAGAAGACGCGTACATTAAGGCTCTGCTCGCCCTGAAGCTTCAGGACGTGGGCCAAGAAGCCGAAGGAGAAAAGTACGTCGAAGAGGCACTGACCAACATGTCCTCGCAGACCTACGTCTTTCGATACGCGGCCAAGTTTTACCGCAGGAAAGGCGCTCTGGATAAAGCTCTTCAGCTCTTAAAGAGGGCCCTGCAGGCCACgccctcctctgctttcctgcATCACCAGATGGGGCTTTGTTACAAGGCACACATGATCCAAATCAAGAGAGCGGCAAACTGGCAGCCCAGAGGACAGGATAGAGACAATGTCGACAAAATGGTAAGGTTAGCCATAGCTCATTTTCAATTTGCTCTGGAACAAAAGCCCACATTTGACGTTGCTTATATACACCTGGCCGGTATGTACATAGAAGCTGGCAACCACAGAAAAGCTGAAGACATTTACCAAAAATTGTTATGTTTGATGTCCCTCGAcgaagaaaaacagcaaaaggtACATTTCCACTATGGTCAATTTCaggaatttcaaaagaaatctgaagtcaATGCAATTATCCATTATTTAAAAgcactaaaaacagaaaaggtgtCACTGACAAGAGATAAATGTATTAATTCTTTGGAGAAACTGACTTTAAGAAGACTTTCCAGAAATGCATCAGACATAGAAAGCTTGAGCATTCTTGGGTTTATCTACAAAGTCAAAGGCGAAATGAATAAAGCCCTGGAGTACTATGAGCAGGCCCTGAGGCTGGCTGTGGACTCTGGGAACTCTGGCACCTGA